A window of the Flavobacteriales bacterium genome harbors these coding sequences:
- the lpcA gene encoding D-sedoheptulose 7-phosphate isomerase — MIKQELLEAQRILEEFLENNENIVRIEQAGQLLVSSLQQDGKILSCGNGGSMSDAMHFAEELSGRFRDDRPAYAALALSDPSYLTCVANDYGYEQVFARGVEALGKRGDVLLAISTSGNSKNVLRAVGTAKEIGMHVVGLTGKTGGALAELCDVEIRAPHSEYADRAQEIHIKVIHCLIHYVEQHVER, encoded by the coding sequence ATGATCAAACAAGAGTTACTTGAGGCGCAGCGGATATTGGAGGAGTTCCTGGAGAACAACGAAAATATCGTGCGCATTGAACAGGCAGGGCAACTACTTGTTAGTTCACTGCAGCAGGATGGCAAGATCTTAAGCTGTGGTAACGGTGGTTCTATGAGCGATGCCATGCATTTCGCCGAAGAGCTCAGTGGCCGATTTAGAGATGATAGACCGGCATATGCAGCATTGGCCTTGAGTGACCCCTCGTATTTGACCTGTGTGGCCAACGACTATGGGTACGAGCAAGTTTTTGCGCGGGGAGTTGAGGCGCTGGGAAAACGCGGAGATGTTTTGTTAGCGATATCGACGAGCGGGAACAGCAAAAATGTACTTCGTGCCGTAGGCACAGCAAAAGAAATAGGCATGCATGTGGTGGGGCTCACCGGTAAAACGGGAGGTGCACTCGCCGAACTATGCGATGTGGAAATTCGGGCCCCGCACAGCGAATATGCAGACAGAGCTCAGGAGATCCACATAAAAGTCATCCACTGCCTCATTCATTACGTGGAGCAG
- a CDS encoding thioredoxin family protein yields the protein MRKLIYSILPLFLLVTTAFGQILEPVKWSYSTQRLSDDEAEVIFHAKIDPTWHLYSQDIPDGGPIPTEFIFEESDAWEPIGPVEERGHLEEEYDPNFRMDLKYYSLEVDFVRKVKILSSEDFEVTGELTFMTCDATQCLPPEYIDFEFSLRGASIVEEDPSEEGTGSSTSSEEEVSKPSDEIEPMENSSRFSVTEDAEKTGSEAETETESEANPTAKAKANVESSGSRSLLSIFLLSFLGGFAALLTPCVFPMIPLTVSFFTKQSKSRAKGIANALIYGGSIIVLYTVIGLIITKTFGPDALNAFSTDPYVNIAFFLLLVVFAISFFGAFEITLPSSWVNNADRASERGGLVGIFFMAFTLALVSFSCTGPIIGSLLFEAFSGGIQGPLVGMFGFSLALALPFGLFAAFPGWLNSLPKSGGWLNSVKVVLGFIELAFALKFLSTADLVWQAGILKREWFIVSWIAIFGLLTLYLLGKFRLPHDSPLEKISVSRLFFAIFSLMFTIYLIPGLWGAPLKAISGFTPPMFYSESPKGFGGSATVVAGVGAEAGHVPEGANPAHCPHELNCFHDFETGKAYAEKVGKPIMLDFTGWGCVNCRKMEEQVWSDPRVLERLRSEVVLISLYVDKRERLPKEEQYTSEITNKKVKTVGNLWSEFQAKHYQTNSQPYYVIIDHESMDPLIEPTAYDPNIDKFVDWLDRGVAAFEE from the coding sequence ATGCGCAAGCTGATCTACTCGATACTTCCTCTGTTTTTATTAGTAACGACGGCCTTCGGCCAGATCTTGGAGCCCGTTAAATGGAGTTACTCTACCCAAAGGTTGAGCGACGACGAAGCAGAGGTGATCTTTCACGCCAAGATCGATCCGACATGGCACTTGTACAGTCAGGATATTCCCGATGGTGGTCCTATTCCGACCGAATTCATCTTTGAGGAAAGCGACGCCTGGGAGCCGATCGGTCCTGTAGAGGAGCGCGGCCACTTGGAGGAGGAGTACGATCCCAACTTCAGGATGGACCTCAAGTATTATAGCTTGGAGGTCGATTTTGTCCGGAAAGTCAAAATACTGAGTTCCGAGGATTTTGAAGTCACTGGAGAACTGACCTTCATGACCTGTGATGCTACGCAGTGTTTGCCACCGGAGTATATCGATTTTGAGTTCAGCCTTAGAGGAGCAAGTATTGTCGAAGAAGATCCTTCAGAAGAAGGAACCGGCTCCAGCACCAGTTCTGAAGAGGAGGTGTCAAAGCCTAGTGATGAAATTGAGCCGATGGAGAATTCGAGCCGATTCTCAGTAACAGAAGACGCTGAAAAAACGGGCTCCGAGGCCGAAACTGAAACGGAATCCGAAGCTAACCCTACTGCTAAAGCTAAAGCTAACGTTGAATCCTCCGGAAGCCGCTCCCTCCTGAGTATCTTCCTTTTGAGCTTCCTCGGTGGTTTTGCCGCATTATTGACCCCATGCGTTTTCCCGATGATTCCCCTTACGGTAAGTTTCTTTACCAAGCAGAGTAAATCACGTGCGAAAGGTATAGCGAACGCCTTGATCTACGGAGGATCCATCATTGTGCTTTACACGGTCATCGGGCTCATCATTACCAAGACCTTTGGACCGGATGCTTTGAACGCCTTTAGTACGGATCCGTACGTGAACATCGCGTTCTTCTTGTTGCTGGTGGTTTTCGCCATTAGCTTCTTCGGAGCCTTTGAGATCACCTTGCCGAGTAGCTGGGTCAACAACGCCGATCGCGCATCGGAGCGAGGCGGATTGGTCGGCATTTTCTTTATGGCCTTTACTTTGGCCTTGGTATCGTTCAGCTGTACAGGTCCCATCATTGGATCCTTGCTCTTCGAAGCCTTTAGCGGTGGAATTCAAGGTCCACTCGTGGGTATGTTCGGCTTCTCGTTGGCCTTGGCTTTACCCTTTGGATTGTTTGCCGCTTTCCCGGGATGGCTCAACTCGCTGCCGAAGTCGGGCGGATGGTTGAACTCCGTTAAAGTGGTGCTCGGGTTCATAGAACTCGCTTTCGCCTTGAAGTTCCTCAGTACGGCCGACTTGGTTTGGCAAGCGGGCATTTTGAAGCGCGAGTGGTTCATCGTGAGTTGGATCGCTATTTTCGGGCTTTTGACCTTGTACCTGCTCGGAAAGTTCCGCCTGCCGCACGATAGCCCGTTGGAGAAGATATCAGTATCGCGTTTATTCTTTGCGATCTTTAGCTTGATGTTCACCATTTACCTGATCCCGGGTCTTTGGGGAGCACCACTGAAAGCCATCAGCGGTTTTACTCCGCCCATGTTCTACAGCGAATCTCCCAAAGGTTTTGGCGGTAGCGCAACAGTAGTTGCAGGTGTCGGTGCCGAAGCGGGTCACGTTCCCGAAGGTGCGAATCCGGCCCATTGCCCGCATGAGCTCAACTGCTTCCACGATTTCGAAACGGGTAAGGCATACGCCGAAAAGGTGGGAAAGCCCATCATGCTTGATTTCACCGGTTGGGGCTGCGTGAATTGCCGTAAGATGGAAGAACAAGTATGGAGCGATCCACGTGTGTTGGAGCGCTTGCGCAGCGAAGTGGTGTTGATCTCGCTGTATGTCGATAAGCGAGAGCGATTGCCGAAGGAAGAACAATACACCAGCGAAATCACCAACAAGAAGGTCAAGACCGTCGGTAACCTCTGGAGTGAATTCCAGGCCAAGCACTATCAAACCAACAGCCAGCCCTACTACGTGATTATCGATCACGAGAGTATGGACCCGCTCATTGAACCCACGGCATACGATCCGAATATCGATAAGTTCGTCGACTGGCTTGATCGCGGTGTGGCAGCATTCGAAGAATGA